Proteins encoded together in one Rhinopithecus roxellana isolate Shanxi Qingling chromosome 3, ASM756505v1, whole genome shotgun sequence window:
- the LOC115896462 gene encoding elongation factor 1-alpha 1, translating into MGKEKTHINIVVIGHVDSGKSTTTGHLIYKCGGIDKRTIEKFEKEAAEMGKGSFKYAWVLDKLKAERERGITIDISLWKFETSKYYVTIIDAPGHRDFIKNMITGTSQADCAVLIVAAGVGEFEAGISKNGQTREHALLAYTLGVKQLIVGVNKMDSTEPPYSQKRYEEIVKEVSTYIKKIGYNPDTVAFVPISGWNGDNMLEPSANMPWFKGWKVTRKDGNASGTTLLEALDCILPPTRPTDKPLRLPLQDVYKIGGIGTVPVGRVETGVLKPGMVVTFAPVNVTTEVKSVEMHHEALSEALPGDNVGFNVKNVSVKDVRRGNVAGDSKNDPPMEAAGFTAQVIILNHPGQISAGYAPVLDCHTAHIACKFAELKEKIDRRSGKKLEDGPKFLKSGDAAIVDMVPGKPMCVESFSDYPPLGRFAVRDMRQTVAVGVIKAVDKKAAGAGKVTKSAQKAQKAK; encoded by the coding sequence atgggaaaggaaaagacTCATATCAACATTGTCGTCATTGGACACGTAGATTCGGGCAAGTCCACCACTACTGGCCATCTGATCTACAAATGCGGTGGCATCGACAAAAGAACCATTGAAAAATTTGAGAAGGAGGCTGCTGAGATGGGAAAGGGCTCCTTCAAGTATGCCTGGGTCTTGGATAAACTGAAAGCTGAGCGGGAACGTGGTATCACCATTGATATCTCCTTgtggaaatttgagaccagcaagtATTATGTGACTATCATTGATGCCCCAGGACACagagacttcatcaaaaacatGATTACAGGGACATCTCAGGCTGACTGTGCTGTCCTAATTGTTGCTGCTGGTGTTGGTGAATTTGAAGCTGGTATCTCCAAGAATGGGCAGACCCGAGAGCATGCTCTTCTGGCTTACACACTGGGTGTGAAACAACTAATTGTTGGTGTTAACAAAATGGATTCCACTGAGCCACCCTACAGCCAGAAGAGATACGAGGAAATTGTTAAGGAAGTCAGCACTTACATTAAGAAAATTGGCTACAACCCCGACACAGTAGCATTTGTGCCAATTTCTGGTTGGAATGGTGACAACATGCTGGAGCCAAGTGCTAACATGCCTTGGTTCAAGGGATGGAAGGTCACCCGTAAGGATGGCAATGCCAGTGGAACCACGCTGCTTGAGGCTCTGGACTGCATCCTACCACCAACTCGTCCAACTGACAAGCCCTTGCGCCTGCCTCTCCAGGATGTCTACAAAATTGGTGGTATTGGTACTGTTCCTGTTGGCCGAGTGGAGACTGGTGTTCTCAAACCCGGTATGgtggtcacctttgctccagtcaaCGTAACGACTGAAGTAAAATCTGTCGAAATGCACCATGAAGCTTTGAGTGAAGCTCTTCCTGGGGACAACGTGGGCTTTAATGTCAAGAATGTGTCTGTCAAGGATGTTCGTCGTGGCAACGTTGCTGGTGACAGCAAAAACGACCCACCAATGGAAGCAGCTGGCTTCACTGCTCAGGTGATTATCCTGAACCATCCAGGCCAAATAAGTGCTGGCTATGCCCCTGTGTTGGATTGCCACACGGCTCACATTGCATGCAAGTTTgctgagctgaaggaaaagattGATCGCCGTTCTGGTAAAAAACTGGAAGATGGCCCTAAATTCTTGAAGTCTGGTGATGCTGCCATTGTTGATATGGTTCCTGGCAAGCCTATGTGTGTTGAGAGCTTCTCAGACTATCCACCTTTGGGTCGCTTTGCTGTTCGTGATATGAGGCAGACAGTTGCGGTGGGTGTCATCAAAGCAGTGGACAAGAAGGCTGCTGGAGCTGGCAAGGTCACCAAGTCTGCCCAGAAAGCTCAGAAGGCTAAATGA